The genomic DNA TCGCGTTGACGTTGAACCGCTTCATGAGGGCCAGGTCCTCGCGGGCGTGCTCCTCGTCGAAGACCCGGCCGCGCTCGGGGTGGGTCTCGTGCCGGTTCACCCCGTGGAAGACCACCCGGCGACCGTTGACCAGGAACTGGTCCCCGCGGATCTCGACCGTGCGGAAACCCACCCGCAGGGTGACGGTCTCCGCGGCCGTCGACACCGTGGCGTCGTACAGACGGGGCAGCTCGGCCGACCAGGGTTCCACCTCGGCGAGGTCGAGCGGGGCCACGTCGTCCGGCGTCGCCCAGACCTGCTCGACGCCCAGCTCGGGGAGGCGCAGGGTGACCGGGAACGCCGTGGCGTCGGCGACGACCTCGGCCTCGATCCGCCCGCGCCCGTGGTCGAAGCCCGTGCGCAGCCAGACGTCCTCGATGCCCCCGGCCGGGCGGGCGATCAGGGTGACATCGCGGAAGATGCCCGGCAGCCACCACTGGTCCTGGTCCTCGACGTAACTGGCCGCCGACCACTGGTGCACCCGTACGGCGACGACGTTCTCGCCCGTGCGTACGGCGTCCGTCACGTCGAATTCGTGGGCGAGCCGGCTGCCGCTCGCGCCGCCGATCTCGACGCCGTTGACCCACACCCGGAACAGGGACTCGACACCGTCGAAGCGCAGCACGACCCGCTCGGCGTCCGACCAGTCGGGGGGGACGTCGAAGGCGCGGCGGTAGTCGCCGGTCGGGTTCTCGTCCGGGACGTACGGCGGGTCGATCGGGAACGGGAACTGGATGTTCGTGTAGATCGGGCGGCCGTACGCGCCGTCACCCTCCAGCACCCAGTGGGAGGGCACCGGGATGCTGTCCCAGCCGTGGGCGTCGAAGCCCTCGGCCGCGAAGTCCTCCGCCGCCGACGGCGTGGGGGACAGGCGGAAACGCCAAGGCCCGTTCAGGGAAAGGGACTTCGCGTCGGAGTGCAGCCACGAACGCGCCGGGCGCAGGGCGCCACGCCCGGGTGCGAGGTCGGAAACATGGGGGGAGAACTCGGGAAGCACGAGGTCACAACGCTTTCGTGAGAGCAGAACGGGCGTATTGCATTCGATCATGGCGGCCTACCGGAGCACGAGGCTGTGGATCTCCCATGGACCGAGGACGAGGTCGAGCTCGCCCTGGACCGGGGACTGGGAGATCGTCCGGCCCAGCAGATCGACGGTGGCGGCCTCGGTGAACGCCCCCGTCACCCGGACCGCCGTCGACGCTCTGTCGCTCATCGCGGTCAGCCGTACCTCGGTGCCGGGTCCGTGCTCGTCGTCGGTGACACGGTGGACGGCCGAGACGAGGACGTCCTTCCCGTCGACCCGCAACCCGGTGGTGTCGGGCGGCAGTCGAGCCCCGGCGGGCGCGGTCCCACGAGCGACCAGTACGTCGCCGCGGAACTCCTCGGCGAGAGCGACCGCGTTCGCGCCGCGCCAGCCGGTCTTTCTCGTCGAGGGCACGACGGCGAACCGGTTCTCGATCCGCATCCCGAGGTCCTGCGCACCGGGTACGGGGATCTCGCTCGCCGCCGGTTCGTCGCGCAGGGGATGGATGTTGACACTGATCGAGCCGATCGCGCGCAGCAGCGTGATCGCGAGTTCGGAGCCCTCGCCGACCAGTTCGTACTCGCTGGAGTGGTCGAGCAGGACGGTGGCGGCACCGGCCGACACGAAGGCATCGGCCGGGAAGGTCGGCAGCGGATACTCGCCCCAGCCGCCCTCGGCGGTCAACCCGCGCTCGGTGACGGCGAATTGACCGGCCGAGGCGGAGGTCGTCACCGGCTCGGGCAGCGGTACGTGCAAGCGCAGCCGGTGGTCGGCGGACTGGTTGAGGAACGACGTGGAGACCCGCACGAACGACTCGCCCACGCGCACCTCCACGAGTGTCTCCACCGGCGTCGGCACGGTCCGCTCGCCGCGCACATCGCGGTCGGCGGAGAGGGCGGCCGGCCACGCGTAGACACGGGTGACCCGCAGCCGCGCACGCAATGGACCGTTCTCGACGAGCTCGACGGTGACGTCCGTCGGCTCCGACACGAGGACGTCGTGCGCCGGAGGAGCGTAGTTGTAGCTGTCGCCCCGGTCCCCGCCGTCGACGAGCCGGCCGACTCCGTACAGCACGGTGCCGTCGGAGCCGGTGACGTCCAGGGTGCCGTCGGCGGCGACCGCGACCTCGACCAGACCGTTGGACAGGGAGCGGTCCGTCGCCGTAGCGGGATCGTGCGACGGTACGGCGACGGAGGCGCGGTCGCCCGGCCCGACCCGGAAGGACGCGAGCCCGGAAGCGGGAACGCGCACGGGGACGAGGGCGGTGGCCCGGGCCTCCTCCAGCGTCAGGACCCGCCAGTCACCCGGATGTGCGGCCGCCGCCGCGGCGACCTCGCGGCGCAGGATCAACAGGTCGAAGGGGCCGCTGGTCGGCACCTCGGCGAGGTGGAACACGAGGGCGCCGGGGGTGAGTTCGTAGTGGTCGATCTGGCGGCCGAAGAGCTCGCGGCGGTGGATACGGCGCAGGACGCGTTCGAGCTGCGAGGCGTCCATGTGCTCGTCGCTGAGGACGGTCGGAGCCTCGGAGACCAACTGCACGGGGGCCGTGGAGCCGTCGGCGGTGGTCGCGACGAGCGCGCCGCCCTCGGGCGGGGCCACGACGTCCACCTCGACCAGCACCGAACGGTCGAACGGCAGCGGGTTGGCGACCAGATGACCGTCGCCCGGCACCCGGGCGGCGGGCCCGGAGAGCGCCGCGTCCCGTACGGCACGCGCCGTCTGCGCGGCTTCGGCGAGCCGTGCGGCGACCTGGTCGCAGGTCTCGTCGGTGCCGGAGCCGACGACCGAGTCGTGCGCGGTCGACTCGATGATCTTGTGCCAGGCAAGGTCCAGGAACGGCGAGTCGTCGCGCCAGGACCACAGGGCGTTCATGCGCTCGGCGTGGTCGATCGTGCGCTCCGCGAGCGCCATCCGCTGCTTGAGCCCGAGCCGCACCGAGAGCACGCCCGGGAGGATGTTGCCGCGCACATGACTGCGCAGCTCACCGGTGACGACGGCGGACACCTCGTCACGGACGTGCTTGCGGAGGTATTCGTCGAGGGTGGCGACGGTGATCGCCCGGCCCGCGTCGGCGGCTTGCCGCAGCCAGGACGCGAGTTGGGGGTCGGGTGCGTTGTGGTCGGTGCCGGCCATCGCCAACACCGGGTCGCCGCCCCACCGTTCGGCCGTCATCTCCGCGTAGTCGCCGAGCGCGCGGCCGATCCGGCCGGGTACCAGCAGGACGTCGAGGCCGTTGTCGTAGCCGTCGAAGAGGAACTCGGTACGCACCTGGGAGCCGTCCGGCGCCCGCCAGTCGAAGGCGTGGCCCTCGACGGAGCCGGGCACCCCGCGCCACAGCGCCGCGTGTTCGATGCCGGCGCGGGCGAGGATCTGCGGCATCTGCGCGATGTGGCCGAACATGTCCGGCAGATAGCCGATCGGCATCGCGCCACCCAGCTCGGCCGCGGCCGCCCAGCCCATCCGCAGATTACGGACGATGGTCTCGCCGGAGCAGAGGAACTCGTCGAGCAGGATCAGCCACGGCCCGACCGCCAGCCGGCCCTCGCCGACCAGGGCCGCGACACGCTCGCGGTTCTCCGGCCGCATCTCCAAGTAGTCCTCGATCGCGGCCATCTGACCGTCGACGGTGAACCGGAAGTCCGGGTCCGACTCCGCCGTCTCCAGCACGGTGTCGAGGGCGGCGACGAGCCGGTGCCGGAACACCTGGAAGGGCTCGTACCACTCCCGGTCCCAGTGGAAATGGGGCACGAAGACAGCGGAGTCGGTCATGGCGGGAGACACCTTCTGTGCGGGGACGGTCACTTGAGGGAACCGGCGGCGAGACCGGTGCGCCAGAACCGCTGGAGCAGGATGAACAGGATGATCACGGGCACGATCGACACCAACGACCCGGTGATGACGGACTCCTGGAGCAGCGGGGCGCGGGCGGTCTGGCCGTTCCACTCGTACAGGCCGAGCGTGATCGGGAAGAGCGACTCCTTCTGCAGCATCACCATCGGCAGGAAGAAGTTGTTCCAGATGGCGACGAACTGGAACAGGAAGATCGTCACCAGCGA from Streptomyces sp. NBC_01478 includes the following:
- a CDS encoding alpha-mannosidase, whose protein sequence is MTDSAVFVPHFHWDREWYEPFQVFRHRLVAALDTVLETAESDPDFRFTVDGQMAAIEDYLEMRPENRERVAALVGEGRLAVGPWLILLDEFLCSGETIVRNLRMGWAAAAELGGAMPIGYLPDMFGHIAQMPQILARAGIEHAALWRGVPGSVEGHAFDWRAPDGSQVRTEFLFDGYDNGLDVLLVPGRIGRALGDYAEMTAERWGGDPVLAMAGTDHNAPDPQLASWLRQAADAGRAITVATLDEYLRKHVRDEVSAVVTGELRSHVRGNILPGVLSVRLGLKQRMALAERTIDHAERMNALWSWRDDSPFLDLAWHKIIESTAHDSVVGSGTDETCDQVAARLAEAAQTARAVRDAALSGPAARVPGDGHLVANPLPFDRSVLVEVDVVAPPEGGALVATTADGSTAPVQLVSEAPTVLSDEHMDASQLERVLRRIHRRELFGRQIDHYELTPGALVFHLAEVPTSGPFDLLILRREVAAAAAAHPGDWRVLTLEEARATALVPVRVPASGLASFRVGPGDRASVAVPSHDPATATDRSLSNGLVEVAVAADGTLDVTGSDGTVLYGVGRLVDGGDRGDSYNYAPPAHDVLVSEPTDVTVELVENGPLRARLRVTRVYAWPAALSADRDVRGERTVPTPVETLVEVRVGESFVRVSTSFLNQSADHRLRLHVPLPEPVTTSASAGQFAVTERGLTAEGGWGEYPLPTFPADAFVSAGAATVLLDHSSEYELVGEGSELAITLLRAIGSISVNIHPLRDEPAASEIPVPGAQDLGMRIENRFAVVPSTRKTGWRGANAVALAEEFRGDVLVARGTAPAGARLPPDTTGLRVDGKDVLVSAVHRVTDDEHGPGTEVRLTAMSDRASTAVRVTGAFTEAATVDLLGRTISQSPVQGELDLVLGPWEIHSLVLR